GCCGGCGGTGCCGCGATGGACGAGATCCTCATGAGCCATTTGATCGACCCGTCGCTCCTGCGGGCCGACTCATTCGATGCGTTCTACGCCGCCCGCAAGACGGCGCTGCTCGCTATCATCGAACGTGCGATGGGCAAGGTGTCGATCGAGGCTTCGCCCGTCGTTGTCAACGAGGATGACGGGGACGACGAGGAAGAGGGCGAGGCCGCCTAAGCGTACATCGTGCATCCGGCGAAGATGCCGACGTCATCTAGGCGGCCGTACACCCTAGGCTCGTCGAGCGGCTCCTCCTCGCGTCATGATAGCGACCGCAGGGTCTCGACGAGATCGAGCCGCTCCCATCCGAACAGGTCGCCGTCAGGCTTCCTGCCAAAGTGGCCGTAGGCAGCGGTGGGCTCGTAAATCGGACGGCGGAGCTGCAGACGCTCGATGATCGCCTTCGGCGTGAGCGGCACCGCCTGCCGGAGCCGCTCCGCGAGAAGGCCATCCGGCACTCGACCGGTACCGAAGGTCTCCACGTAAAGCGCCAGCGGCTCCGCCACCCCGATCGCGTACGCGAGCTGGATCACGCAGCGCCCGGCGAGCCCGGCGGCAACCACGTTCTTGGCCAAATGCCGGGCGGCGTAGGCCGCGGAGCGATCGACCTTGGTCGGATCCTTCCCAGAAAACGCGCCGCCGCCGTGGGGCGCCGCGCCGCCGTAGGTGTCGACGATGATCTTGCGTCCGGTAAGCCCCGTGTCGGCGGCCGGTCCTCCCGATACGAAGGAACCCGACGGGTTGACCAGCACGCGGGTGCGGTCGTCGAGCCACTTCGAGGGGAGAACCTCCCGCAGCGCGGTGCGGACAATCTCCTCCACTTCGACTCCAGGCGCGTGCTGGTGCGAGACCACCGCAGTGTGGATCCTCGAGGGCCTGCCGTCCCGATACTCGACCGTGAGTTGGGACTTCGCGTCGGGGCCGAGGACGCCCGGGTGCCGCCGCCGCCAAGCCGCAAGGTACTCGAGGACCCGGTGGGCGTAGAGGATCGGCGCCGGCATGAGCTCGTCGGTCTCGTCGCAGGCGTACCCGAACATGAGCCCCTGGTCGCCGGCGCCCTCCCCTTCCTCGCCCTTGGCGTCGACGGCCGCCCCGATCTCCCGGGCCTGCTCCTGTAGCGCTACCCGCACCTCCGTCGAGTCGGCGCCGAACGCATCGTCCTCATAGCCGATCGATCGGATTGCTCGGCGCGCAATCGCCGCCGCATCCATCCCGGGCTCGCTCGTCTCGCCCGCGATCACGCAGAGTCGCTTCGTGACGAGAACCTCAATCGCTGCGCGACCCAGCGGATCGCGCGCGAGGATCGCGTCGGTGATCGCGTCCGAGATCCGGTCGGCCACCTTGTCCGGATGCCCCTCGGAAACGGACTCGCTCGTGAAAAGAAAATTGCCGTTCATACTCCCTACTTGTCGCCGTCGCTCAACTGCAGCTCGTTCAATTGGCTCGAATCCGCGCCCTGCGCGCTGACCACGCAATTGAAGACCTCCGACTTGCCAGCGCCCGGGAGGGGTGCCGCCATGCCGAGGGCGCTCCGCAACGCGGCACCATCCGACGTCGTCGCTCCGCCGAACGTCATCCCCGTCGGCTGGAACTCCGTGCCCATCAGCGGCGACGCCCGAACTAGATCGGCCATCGTCCCGAGCCCGCCGATCTGCTGGAAGAACGAGCGCGCGCAGCCCGTGCAGACCGACTTCGCTCCCCCTGCACTCAGGAGGCCACCGAAGGAGATCGCATGGAGCGTCCCTCTACAGCTCGGGCAGGGCTGCGACCAAGGCCAGCCCGCCGCCCAAAGCAGCCGCAACGCTCCGATCGGAATCGCCGACTTGTTCGGACCGAAGCCGAAGCAGCTCGCCCGCTGGGGAAACGACAACCAGG
The Vulgatibacter incomptus DNA segment above includes these coding regions:
- the metK gene encoding methionine adenosyltransferase gives rise to the protein MNGNFLFTSESVSEGHPDKVADRISDAITDAILARDPLGRAAIEVLVTKRLCVIAGETSEPGMDAAAIARRAIRSIGYEDDAFGADSTEVRVALQEQAREIGAAVDAKGEEGEGAGDQGLMFGYACDETDELMPAPILYAHRVLEYLAAWRRRHPGVLGPDAKSQLTVEYRDGRPSRIHTAVVSHQHAPGVEVEEIVRTALREVLPSKWLDDRTRVLVNPSGSFVSGGPAADTGLTGRKIIVDTYGGAAPHGGGAFSGKDPTKVDRSAAYAARHLAKNVVAAGLAGRCVIQLAYAIGVAEPLALYVETFGTGRVPDGLLAERLRQAVPLTPKAIIERLQLRRPIYEPTAAYGHFGRKPDGDLFGWERLDLVETLRSLS